From Cercospora beticola chromosome 6, complete sequence, a single genomic window includes:
- a CDS encoding uncharacterized protein (BUSCO:EOG0926315C), whose product MPPTIATAVFKKKDGILTVAEDRKYVFWSPASPPSSPPSVTIPVADITNLQQTPATSKAIALKIVVGEASYVFTFNHKENARKEQENTTEVLRNTIAANKAKDAAQLVAPAAGAAAAGGAGGEDSSASAAMAIAKAVSSSKADEGWYDDAKLKSDISLQRSLLESNRALQERFNQALKDKPESVSLAQFTGQFWIARLHLLRAHAIEKAQKQGEYNVLPEIKFIVKPAEKAGEPDVKHLAITKEQIHLIFKQYPIVKEAYNDNVPPLSQTDFWTGFFGSRLLKKLKGEKIAQNDKRDARFDKYLDRESTGPASIQHIPHWMDLEGNEQNHSQRKGNRPDQDMRPTSTDKVPILRVLNNLSEKMMAHVAPEDGEAHAPIGLDEETFEQLRLRDLANEDVDNRVRLSIKEQQRYLGGDKDTLSADAKLYAKQDPRQVLTTMNSGLQPTQLGSDVKGTLRLDHVIGYHTDDDSDSDDEASSAQTNGNARKKKAKVGSHAAMDTASTTIMSSIKSRRDFNSPEATSLNGLSPEIYDNLVMTNNTTNEFLHYFWSLFLSGDASKTNELAQLVSTLDRSVDRINAVGDQADAEREQKVGKIKKQVEEYYQRTGKRRKIDYDSTVAGGKKAVDAMVKPTLQALAQATSAYRKAFEEQSKEAAAATAAV is encoded by the coding sequence ATGCCTCCTACAATCGCGACCGCCGTCTTCAAAAAGAAGGATGGCATCCTCACTGTCGCCGAAGACCGCAAATATGTCTTCTGGAGTCCAGCATCGCCACCGTCATCACCGCCCTCGGTGACAATACCCGTCGCCGATATCACGAACCTGCAACAAACGCCTGCCACATCGAAAGCGATCGCGCTAAAGATTGTAGTCGGCGAAGCTAGCTATGTCTTCACCTTCAATCACAAAGAGAATGCGCGCAAGGAGCAGGAGAACACGACGGAGGTTTTGAGGAACACTATCGCGGCGAACAAGGCCAAGGATGCTGCTCAGCTTGTTGCGCCTGCCGCTGGAGCGGCTGCTGCAGGCGGTGCTGGTGGCGAAGATAGCAGTGCGAGCGCCGCGATGGCCATAGCAAAGGCGGTCTCATCCTCAAAAGCTGACGAAGGCTGGTATGATGATGCGAAGTTGAAGTCGGACATCAGCTTACAGCGCTCGCTGCTCGAGTCGAATCGTGCATTGCAAGAGAGATTCAATCAGGCGCTGAAAGACAAACCTGAATCAGTGTCACTCGCACAGTTCACAGGGCAGTTTTGGATCGCGAGATTGCATCTGCTTCGGGCCCATGCCATCGAGAAAGCTCAAAAGCAGGGAGAGTACAATGTCCTGCCCGAGATCAAGTTCATCGTGAAGCCGGCGGAGAAGGCGGGCGAGCCAGATGTCAAGCATTTGGCAATCACAAAGGAGCAGATCCATCTCATTTTCAAGCAGTACCCCATAGTGAAGGAAGCCTACAACGACAACGTGCCTCCACTCAGCCAGACGGACTTTTGGACAGGTTTCTTCGGCAGCCGATTGCTAAAGAAGCTGAAGGGAGAAAAGATCGCGCAAAATGACAAGCGAGATGCCAGGTTTGACAAGTACCTGGACCGGGAATCGACTGGACCCGCCAGCATACAGCACATCCCACATTGGATGGACCTGGAAGGCAATGAGCAGAATCACAGTCAGCGAAAGGGTAACAGGCCTGATCAGGATATGCGTCCGACTTCGACAGACAAAGTGCCGATCTTGCGAGTGCTGAACAACCTCTcggagaagatgatggctCATGTAGCGcctgaagatggcgaggCTCACGCGCCAATTGGGTTGGACGAAGAGACATTTGAGCAGCTGCGACTTCGCGATCTTGCCAATGAGGACGTAGACAATCGGGTCAGGCTAAGTATCAAGGAGCAACAGCGGTATCTTGGAGGTGATAAAGATACTCTGTCTGCTGACGCGAAGCTGTACGCGAAACAAGATCCACGACAAGTTCTCACAACGATGAACAGCGGCCTTCAGCCAACGCAGCTTGGCAGTGATGTCAAGGGCACCCTCCGGCTCGATCATGTCATCGGATACCATACGGATGACGATTCAGATTCAGACGATGAGGCGTCTTCAGCACAAACGAATGGCAAtgcaaggaagaagaaggccaaagtTGGCTCGCACGCTGCGATGGACACCGCGTCGACGACAATTATGTCTTCGATCAAGTCGCGGCGTGACTTCAATTCACCGGAAGCGACGTCTCTGAATGGGCTGAGTCCCGAAATCTACGACAATCTAGTCATGACAAACAACACCACGAACGAGTTCCTGCACTACTTCTGGAGCTTGTTCCTATCAGGAGACGCCTCAAAGACCAATGAGCTTGCACAGCTTGTATCGACGCTCGACCGCAGCGTAGATCGCATCAATGCTGTCGGCGATCAAGCCGATGCTGAACGGGAGCAGAAGGTtggcaagatcaagaagcaagtagaagaatactaccagAGAACCGGCAAGCGCCGGAAAATCGATTATGATAGCACGGTAGCTGGCGGAAAGAAAGCCGTGGATGCTATGGTCAAGCCGACGCTGCAAGCGCTTGCGCAGGCGACAAGTGCATACCGAAAGGCGTTTGAGGAACAGAGTAAGgaggccgctgctgccactgctgctgtgtaA
- the KGD1 gene encoding 2-oxoglutarate dehydrogenase E1 component (BUSCO:EOG09260AZA), which translates to MLLSQLSACSKRLATGSSARAFSSIAPKSAPRTVLVANRRELGVASYNAFTSQYRNYAQAAERTDQGVDPSDSFLTGNTAGYVDEMYSEWKRDPSSVHVSWNHYFRNMESGDMPVSRAFQPPPTIVPQPAGGVIAPSGAVGVAEGQSSEVLNHLKVQLLVRAYQARGHHKAAIDPLGIKDLNRSTPKELDLATYNFSESDMEQEFSLGPGILPRFAKDGREKMTLREIIDACERLYCGPYGVEYIHIADREQCDWLRERIEVPSPYKYSVDEKRRILDRLIWSSSFETFLATKYPNDKRFGLEGGESLIPGMKALIDRSVDYGVKDIVIGMPHRGRLNVLSNVVRKPNESIFSEFGGSAEPSDEGSGDVKYHLGMNFERPTPSGKRVQLSLVANPSHLEAEDPVVLGKTRAILHYNKDEEQANSAMGVLLHGDAAFAAQGIVYETMGFVGLPAYQTGGTIHIVVNNQIGFTTDPRFARSTPYCSDIAKFVEAPIFHVNGDDVEALNFVCQLAADWRAKFKKDVVIDIVCYRKQGHNETDQPSFTQPLMYKKINEQLPVLDKYTKQLLEAKTFTKEDIEEHKAWVWGMLEESFAKSKDYQPNSREWLTSAWHGFKSPKELATEVLPHEPTAVEPEVLKHVAKIIGQPPEGFHVHKNLKRILANRTKTVEEGKNIDMSTGEALAFGTLVQEGHHVRVSGQDVERGTFSQRHAVLHDQENEDTYTPLKHISEDQASFVIANSSLSEYGTLGFEYGYSLSSPTALVIWEAQFGDFANNAQCIIDQFIASGEVKWLQRSGLVVNLPHGYDGQGPEHSSGRMERFLQLCNEDPRIFPSPEKLDRQHQDCNMQIVYCTTPANNFHILRRQMNRQFRKPLISFFSKSLLRHPLARSKIEDFTGDSSFQWIIPDPAHDADAQFKIDSHDKIERVILCSGQVFAALFKHREQNNITNTAITRIEQLNPFPWAQLKENLDSYPNAKTIVWCQEEPLNAGAWSFTQPRIETLLNHTEHHDRKHVMYAGRNPSASVATGLKSSHTLEEQNLLKMAYEVKQDKLKGE; encoded by the exons ATGCTGCTCTCCCAGCTTTCCGCATGCAGCAAACGCCTGGCCACCGGCAGCTCCGCGAgagccttctcctccatcgcgCCCAAGAGCGCGCCTCGAACGGTACTGGTTGCAAACAGGCGTGAGCTCGGTGTTGCTTCATACAATGCCTTCACTTCGCAGTACCGCAACTATGCGCAGGCGGCGGAGAGGACAGATCAGGGCGTAGACCCCTCAGACTCGTTTCTGACCGGAAACACTGCCGGCTACGTCGACGAGATGTACTCTGAGTGGAAGCGCGATCCCAGCTCCGTCCACGTAAGCTGGAATCACTACTTCCGCAACATGGAATCGGGAGACATGCCCGTCTCAAGAGCTTTCCAGCCGCCACCGACCATTGTTCCACAACCAGCTGGCGGAGTGATTGCTCCAAGCGGTGCGGTCGGTGTGGCAGAGGGCCAAAGCAGCGAGGTCCTCAATCATTTGAAGGTTCAGCTGCTCGTGCGAGCATACCAGGCGCGTGGACACCACAAGGCCGCCATTGACCCGCTGGGCATCAAGGACCTGAATCGATCGACACCGAAAGAGCTCGACTTGGCTACATACAACTTCTCGGAATCAGATATGGAGCAGGAGTTCTCCCTCGGACCTGGTATTCTGCCCAGGTTTGCAAAAGATGGTCGAGAGAAGATGACACTCCGCGAGATCATTGATGCTTGCGAGCGCTTGTACTGTGGTCCGTACGGTGTGGAATACATTCACATTGCGGACAGAGAGCAGTGCGACTGGCTCCGTGAGCGCATTGAGGTTCCATCGCCATACAAGTACTCAGTGGACGAGAAGCGCAGAATTCTGGACAGACTCATCTGGTCTTCCTCGTTCGAGACGTTCCTTGCTACCAAGTACCCCAACGACAAGCGTTTCGGTCTCGAAGGTGGTGAGTCACTCATTCCTGGCATGAAGGCTCTCATCGATCGCTCAGTCGATTACGGAGTCAAGGATATTGTCATCGGTATGCCCCACAGAGGTCGTCTGAACGTGCTGTCCAATGTGGTCCGCAAGCCAAATGAGTCTATCTTCTCCGAGTTCGGTGGTTCCGCTGAGCCGTCCGACGAGGGCTCGGGAGACGTGAAGTATCACTTGGGTATGAACTTCGAGCGCCCCACTCCTTCTGGCAAGCGCGTGCAGCTGTCTCTGGTCGCCAACCCTTCGCActtggaggcggaggatcCAGTTGTGCTTGGCAAGACTCGCGCTATCTTACACTACAACAAGGACGAAGAGCAGGCGAACTCTGCCATGGGCGTTCTCCTTCACGGTGATGCTGCATTCGCTGCTCAAGGTATCGTGTACGAGACTATGGGTTTCGTTGGTCTGCCAGCGTATCAGACCGGCGGCACCATCCACATTGTCGTGAACAACCAGATTGGTTTCACGACTGACCCACGTTTTGCTCGTTCCACTCCATACTGCTCTGACATCGCCAAATTTGTGGAGGCTCCTATCTTCCACGTCAACGGCGATGACGTTGAAGCATTGAACTTTGTCTGTCAGCTTGCCGCCGACTGGCGTGCCAAGTTCAAAAAGGATGTTGTCATTGATATCGTCTGCTACAGAAAGCAAGGCCACAACGAGACCGATCAACCCTCGTTCACTCAACCGCTCATGTACAAGAAGATCAATGAGCAACTGCCGGTGCTCGACAAGTACACAAAGCAGCTGCTCGAGGCCAAGACCTTTACCAAGGAGGACATCGAAGAGCACAAGGCCTGGGTGTGGGGAATGCTCGAAGAATCTTTCGCGAAGTCTAAGGACTACCAGCCAAACTCAAGAGAATGGTTGACTAGCGCCTGGCATGGCTTCAAGTCGCCCAAGGAATTGGCAACAGAAGTGCTTCCTCACGAGCCAACCGCTGTCGAGCCAGAAGTCTTGAAGCACGTCGCCAAGATTATCGGACAGCCTCCGGAAGGCTTCCACGTCCACAAGAACCTTAAGCGTATCTTGGCTAACAGGACGAAGACTgtggaagaaggcaagaacatCGATATGTCTACTGGAGAAGCtctcgctttcggaacgctTGTACAGGAAGGCCACCATGTCCGTGTCTCTGGACAGGATGTAGAGCGTGGTACCTTCTCTCAGCGACACGCGGTGCTGCACGACCAAGAGAACGAAGACACCTACACTCCACTGAAGCACATCAGCGAGGACCAAGCATCTTTCGTCATTGCAAACTCGAGTTTGTCTGAGTACGGTACCTTGGGCTTCGAATATGGATACTCGCTTTCTTCGCCTACCGCCCTTGTCATCTGGGAAGCTCAATTTGGTGATTTCGCCAACAATGCGCAATGTATCATTGACCAGTTCATTGCATCCGGAGAAGTCAAGTGGCTGCAACGTTCCGGTCTCGTGGTGAACTTGCCCCACGGCTACGATGGACAAGGTCCTGAGCACAGTTCAGGTCGCATGGAGCGTTTCCTCCAGCTCTGTAACGAGGATCCACGTATCTTCCCATCGCCTGAGAAGCTTGACCGCCAGCACCAGGACTGCAACATGCAAATTGTCTACTGTACTACCCCGGCAAACAATTTCCACATCCTCCGTCGTCAAATGAACCGACAATTCCGCAAGCCTCTGATCTCGTTCTTCAGTAAGAGTTTGCTGCGCCACCCACTTGCGCGTTCCAAGATTGAAGACTTCACCGGTGACAGCTCATTCCAGTGGATCATCCCAGACCCCGCTCACGATGCCGACGCTCAGTTCAAGATCGACTCACACGACAAGATCGAGCGCGTCATTCTGTGCTCTGGACAGGTCTTTGCTGCTCTATTCAAGCACCGTGAAcagaacaacatcaccaacacTGCCATCACTCGTATCGAACAACTCAACCCCTTTCCGTGGGCACAACTCAAGGAGAACCTGGACAGCTACCCTAACGCCAAGACTATCGTCTGGTGTCAAGAAGAGCCTCTCAATGCCGGTGCTTGGAGCTTTACGCAACCTCGTATTGAAACTCTTCTCAACCACACTGAACACCACGACCGCAAGCACGTTATGTACGCTGGACGAAACCCAAGCGCATCGGTGGCTACTGGTCTGAAGAGCAGCCATACGCTCGAGGAGCAGAACCTGCTGAAGATG GCCTACGAAGTGAAGCAGGATAAGCTCAAGGGAGAGTAA